GGAAAAATACCCGACAATTTGAAGCCCAAATATTGGTTCCAAAAGGAACAACACTCCATGTGGGCCAAGTTGCACCGCAAACAATGAAATCTGGAGCAGTTCTTAAGGGAGAAGCAACACAAATTCTTCTGCCCAGAGATTGGGATCCATCTTGGATAAAAAATACAAGAGGCATTCCATCAAAATAGAGATAACAATATGAATAAAAAAGAATTAATAAATTTAATCGAAAATGTAATTTTTGATTTGGAAGAACTAAAAAAATCTAGGCAGGAGAACAATCTGGACTCAATTATAACTCTTTATAAAAAAACGCTTTTATCTTTAGAGTCAGGAGAGTTAAAAGCCAATATTGTGAAAAATATGACTAGAGGGTATCTAGAAATCTATAGTGATTACGACAATCCCGTGCTTAACCTAATGTATGCATGTGAAAAAGAGATAGATAAATATATAAACTCATAGCTCATTGTTTAAATTAAAGATCTATGATAAAAAAGCCGGAAAGATCCCCAAGATCTTCCGGCTTTGTTCTTTTTAAGAGCTGCTCATTCCCTGCCCTTAGCGGCTTGTGTAGCCGCCAATCAGCTCCCGCATTTTGAGCTTAATCTCACTGATTTGCTCTCGCTGGCGCTGGTATTGCTGTTTGAGGCTGTTAGTCTCGTCATTGTCAGGGATCAGCACCAGACAGCCCTCCATAATCTTGACGGTGAGTGTGCCGCCAATATCAAAGCCTGCTGCCTTAAGCCACTGCCCCTTAAGGTGTATTGCCGGCGGGGCACTGGCCTTGTCATTTTGCGGCACGTATCCCACGGTGTAATAACGTTCTGTTTTTACGGCTTTATTTACTGCACGGTTTTGCTTAGAATGCGCCTTAGCCATCATTAACTACCTCCAATAGTTGGTTATGGTTAGCGTTTTGGTTGTGCTCCAACACAGCCAGAACGCGTTAAATCTCAGCGTGTTACATTAATTGCCTGTTTAATTTTCTCTTGTGTGATTGCCATGTCCAGAATGCGGCAAATCACATCCTGATCTTCTGCTTTTAACCCGTCAACTTGCTTACACAACTCTTTTAGCCTCTTGTTTTTAATATCAAAAACGGGAGCGATTGCACCTTCTTCACCCAGCAGTAAATGGTCAATACTGACTTCCAGTAACTGCGCCAGTTTAATGATGTAATCAAACTGGGGCTTAACCTGTCCCTGCTCCCAGCGTCCGACCATCCGGGGCTGGATATCTAGCAAATTCGCCAGTTCTATCTGTGTAAGCTGTCTGGCCTTGCGCAGTGTGGCAAGGCGTTTACCAAAATCAGTCATAAATGAACAAAGCCAGTTAATGTGTTTGTTCATCATGATAAGTGTCCTTTTTTAGTGTTGGGCTTGAAAGTATTATATTGACCTGTATTATATAGGTCAATAATGACCTTGACGCATTTTAAAGGATTAAGACATGGCTCGCATTCCCGAAGCAGAGTTGCAACACCTGAAAGCCGCCGTTCCCTTAGTTGCCATCATCGAGCAGCAGGGGCGGCAGTTGTTTAAACGCGGCAAAGACATGACCGTGCTGTGCCCGTTCCATGAGGAGAAAACGCCGTCGATGGTCATTACCCCAGCGAAAAATCTCTACCACTGTTTTGGCTGTGATGCGGGCGGGTCGGTGCTGGACTGGGTGATGCACACCGAGGGTCTGAGCCTGCGCCATGCCGTGGAGCGCCTGCGTGCCGTGCTGGGGCACAATCCGGCGGTGGAGCCGCTGGTGCAGCCGGAAGAGCTGGCCGGTGATGCCATCGGGCAGCAGGTGTTGCTGTCACGGGTGGTTGCGTTTTATCACCATACGTTGCTGAATGCGCCGGAGGCACAAGCGTACCTGTCCAAACGGCGGCTCAACCATCCTGAACTGGTCAGCCATTTTAAGCTGGGCTTTGCCAACCGAACGCTCGCTTACCGTCTGCCAGCCAGTAAATACAAGGCCGGGGCAGAGGTTCGCCGCCGCCTGCAAGCCATCGGCGTGCTGCGGGAGAACGGGCGGGAGCACCTGCGCGGCTCGCTGGTTGTGCCGGTGATGGATGCACAGGGGCAAATCCACGAACTGTACGGGCGCAAAATCGGCGACGACCTGCGCCAGTCCATCATCCGCCATCTGTACCTGCCGGGGGCACACAACGGGGTCTGGAATGAAGCCGCGCTGGGTGCCTCCCGAACGCTTATCCTGTGTGAATCGCTGATTGATGCGATGTCGTTCTGGGTGACGGGGCAGCGCAATGTGACGGCGGCCTATGGGGTGCATGGCGTCACGGCTGATCACTGGCAAGCCTTTGAACAGTACGGCATTAAGCAGGTGCTGATCGCTTTCGATAATGACAGCGCCGGCAATGATGCCGCGGTCAAACTGGCGGCGGCACTGGCGGCCAAAGGGATCACGCCCCTGCGCGTGGTGTTCCCGTCGGGCAGGGATGCGAACGAATATCTGTGCCAGGTGGCTGAGCCGGAAACCGCCTTTGCGCTGCTGCTTGACAGCGCCGTGCCGATGCAGGGTGTGGCGGATACGGTGGCACTTGGGCGCCAGACGCCTGAGCCGGACACCGCGCCAGCCCCCGCTTCCCCTTTAGCCGCTGACCCTGCGTCCGGTGTGATGCCAAATGTCGTCTGTGAGTCCGGTGAGCATGGCGAACTGCGCGTGTCAGTCGGCACACTGCAATGGTGCCTGCGCGGGCTGGGTGCGGTCAAAGCGGGCGCGGTTGCCATGAAGCTCAATGCGCAGGTGCTGGACAGGCAAAGCGGCGTGTTGTTCGCCGACGGGGTTGATCTGATGAGCGGGCGCTCACGCAACAGTTACGCCCGGCTGGCTGCCGCTGAGCTGGGACTGGCCGAAGGCGACCTCCGGCGGGCACTGGGGCAGGTGTTACTGGCGGTCGAACAATGGCAGCAGCAGCCCGCCAAAGGCACCGAACCCCGCGTACCTGAAATGGGGATCGCAGAGCGGGAAGCGGCACTGGCCTTGTTGCAAGATCCGTACCTGACGGCCCGTATCACCACTGACTTGGCGGCCTGCGGTGTGGTCGGCGAATCCACTAACTTGCTGGCCGGTTTTTTGGCGGCGGTGAGCCGAAAGTTACCCAAACCGTTAGCGGTACTTATCCAGAGCAGCAGCGCCGCCGGCAAATCCTCACTGATGGAGGCGGTGCTGAACCTGATCCCCGAGGAGGAGCGCATCCAGTACAGCGCCATGACCGGGCAAAGCCTGTTCTATCTGGGGGAAACCCATCTCCAGCACAAAATATTGGCTATCGCCGAAGAAGAGGGGGTGCGGCAGGCGGCCTATGCGTTGAAGTTGTTGCAGTCGGATGGTGAACTGACGATGGCCAGCACCGGCAAGGATGAGGCGAGCGGCAACCTCGTCACCAAAAGCTATACCGTCAAAGGTCCGGTGATGCTGATGCTGACCACGACCGCCATTGATGTGGATGAAGAGCTGCTCAACCGCTGTCTGGTGCTGACGGTCAATGAATCCCGTGAACAGACGGAAGCCATCCATGCGTTGCAGCGCCAGAAGCAGACGCTTGAAGGCTTGCTGGCCGGGAACGAGCGGGACTATCTGATGCAGCTTCACCAGAACGCCCAGCGGCTGCTTAAGCCGTTGAATGTGGTCAATCCGTATGCGCACCAACTGACCTTTATGTCAGACAAAACCCGTACCCGCCGTGACCATATGAAATACCTGACGCTCATTCAGAGCATAGCGTTGCTGCACCAGTACCAGCGGGAAATCAAAACGGCAGAGCATCGCGGCAGACGACTTGAATACATCGAAGTGAGCAAAGACGATATCCGGCTCGCCAATCAGTTGGCGCATGAAATCTTAGGCCGGACACTGGACGAAATGCCGCCGCAGACGCGCAAGCTGTTATTGCTGATCCAGCAGATGGCGAACGAGATGGCGGCAGGGCAGCAGTGCGCCCTGAATGCCGTTCGCTTTACCCGGCGGGATATCCGCGACTTTACCCAATGGAGCGACAATCAGCTTAAAGTGCATTGCCAGCGGCTGGCTGAGATGGAATACCTGCTGATCCACGGCGGCAGTCGCGGGCATCTGCTGCAATACGAACTGCTCTGGGACGGTGATGGCAACAGCGCACACTTAAGCGGCCTGATCGTGCCGGTATGATCAGTGCAAGTTGGGCTGAAAACAAGGCAAGTTGCCCCTAAGTTGGGTTCAGGTTGGCCTCAAGTTGGGGGAGATAAAACGGCTATCAGGCCGCAGCCAGACAGGGCTGACAGTCCGCAAGTTGGACAATATTAAAAATCACTGTTCCGGCAATATCATAAAACTTCCCCGTCATACCGTACTGCCGGATAGCGGCCACGACAAAAAGGAGGATCCGCATGACAAACCCACACAATCCCCTGCACGCCACCTTACGGGCGCAACTGGACGCGTACCTCGATACGCTGGTCGCACAGGGAAAAAGCCCGCGCACACGGGAAAGCTACCGGGAACGGCTGTTACCGTTCGTGGACTGGTGCGGACAGCGCAGCGTGCAGTATCCGGCACAGGTGACGCTGGTATTACTGGAAAGCTGGCAGCGCTATCTGCGGGCTTACCGCAAGGCCGATGGCCAGCCTTACAGCCATAACGGCCAGCGTGAACGGTTAATCGCCCTGCGGCTGTGGTTCCGCTGGCTACTGCAACGGCATCACATCCTCTACAACCCGGCCGAACAGATGGTGTTGCCGAAAGAGGAGAAGCGGCTGCCTGCCCAGATACTGAGTGAACGGGAAACCACGCAGGTGCTGGACAGCCTTGACGACCAGAGCGTGCTGGGGCTGCGCAACCGGGTGATGCTGGAAGTGCTGTGGAGCAGCGGCCTCCGGCGCATGGAGCTGCGCCAGCTCCGGCGGGGTGATATCGACGTCGAACGCGGGGTCGTGGTGGTTAATCAGGGCAAAGGCCATAAAGACCGGGTGGTGCCCATCGGCGGTCGGGCACTGGGCTGGCTGACACGCTATCTGGTGCAGGTTCGGCCACAGTTGGCAGACAGCCATGACAGCGGTTACCTGTTTATCTCGCAAAAGGGCAGGCCGCTCAGTCTGGGGCACCTGACCCAAATCGCCGGCAAGGCCATCCGCCATCAGGCACAGCTAGACAAGCCGGGCGCCTGTCACCTGTTCCGGCATTCCATGGCGACGCAGATGCTGGACAATGGCGCGGATATCCGCCATATCCAGGCGATGCTGGGGCATGAGAAACTCAACACCACCCAGGTATATACGCGGGTCGCCATCAAACAGCTCAGGCAGGTGCACAGCCAGACCCATCCGGCCGAGCGTGCCCCCCAGACCCAACCGGACGCAGACAACCATACCGAACCGCCAGAGTGCAGCTCAGGCGGTGCCCGCGGAGAATCTGGCACAGACCCGAAACCACAGCGTACCGGACAGCCCGATAATCCCCGTTGAGCCTGCGGGGTTCCGTGCAGGGGCAGACCGTGGCCGGACTGCCCGGAGGCTGCGGTGCCGGCGGGGGTAAATGGGCAATGGTCAGCGGCGGCCACGGTGTCCCCAACCACTCAGTGCCGGCTGCCCAAAGCCC
The sequence above is drawn from the Xenorhabdus ishibashii genome and encodes:
- a CDS encoding helix-turn-helix domain-containing protein translates to MMNKHINWLCSFMTDFGKRLATLRKARQLTQIELANLLDIQPRMVGRWEQGQVKPQFDYIIKLAQLLEVSIDHLLLGEEGAIAPVFDIKNKRLKELCKQVDGLKAEDQDVICRILDMAITQEKIKQAINVTR
- a CDS encoding CHC2 zinc finger domain-containing protein; this encodes MARIPEAELQHLKAAVPLVAIIEQQGRQLFKRGKDMTVLCPFHEEKTPSMVITPAKNLYHCFGCDAGGSVLDWVMHTEGLSLRHAVERLRAVLGHNPAVEPLVQPEELAGDAIGQQVLLSRVVAFYHHTLLNAPEAQAYLSKRRLNHPELVSHFKLGFANRTLAYRLPASKYKAGAEVRRRLQAIGVLRENGREHLRGSLVVPVMDAQGQIHELYGRKIGDDLRQSIIRHLYLPGAHNGVWNEAALGASRTLILCESLIDAMSFWVTGQRNVTAAYGVHGVTADHWQAFEQYGIKQVLIAFDNDSAGNDAAVKLAAALAAKGITPLRVVFPSGRDANEYLCQVAEPETAFALLLDSAVPMQGVADTVALGRQTPEPDTAPAPASPLAADPASGVMPNVVCESGEHGELRVSVGTLQWCLRGLGAVKAGAVAMKLNAQVLDRQSGVLFADGVDLMSGRSRNSYARLAAAELGLAEGDLRRALGQVLLAVEQWQQQPAKGTEPRVPEMGIAEREAALALLQDPYLTARITTDLAACGVVGESTNLLAGFLAAVSRKLPKPLAVLIQSSSAAGKSSLMEAVLNLIPEEERIQYSAMTGQSLFYLGETHLQHKILAIAEEEGVRQAAYALKLLQSDGELTMASTGKDEASGNLVTKSYTVKGPVMLMLTTTAIDVDEELLNRCLVLTVNESREQTEAIHALQRQKQTLEGLLAGNERDYLMQLHQNAQRLLKPLNVVNPYAHQLTFMSDKTRTRRDHMKYLTLIQSIALLHQYQREIKTAEHRGRRLEYIEVSKDDIRLANQLAHEILGRTLDEMPPQTRKLLLLIQQMANEMAAGQQCALNAVRFTRRDIRDFTQWSDNQLKVHCQRLAEMEYLLIHGGSRGHLLQYELLWDGDGNSAHLSGLIVPV
- a CDS encoding SymE family type I addiction module toxin, with the translated sequence MAKAHSKQNRAVNKAVKTERYYTVGYVPQNDKASAPPAIHLKGQWLKAAGFDIGGTLTVKIMEGCLVLIPDNDETNSLKQQYQRQREQISEIKLKMRELIGGYTSR
- the xerC gene encoding site-specific tyrosine recombinase XerC, with product MTNPHNPLHATLRAQLDAYLDTLVAQGKSPRTRESYRERLLPFVDWCGQRSVQYPAQVTLVLLESWQRYLRAYRKADGQPYSHNGQRERLIALRLWFRWLLQRHHILYNPAEQMVLPKEEKRLPAQILSERETTQVLDSLDDQSVLGLRNRVMLEVLWSSGLRRMELRQLRRGDIDVERGVVVVNQGKGHKDRVVPIGGRALGWLTRYLVQVRPQLADSHDSGYLFISQKGRPLSLGHLTQIAGKAIRHQAQLDKPGACHLFRHSMATQMLDNGADIRHIQAMLGHEKLNTTQVYTRVAIKQLRQVHSQTHPAERAPQTQPDADNHTEPPECSSGGARGESGTDPKPQRTGQPDNPR